The proteins below are encoded in one region of Gallus gallus isolate bGalGal1 chromosome 12, bGalGal1.mat.broiler.GRCg7b, whole genome shotgun sequence:
- the GXYLT2 gene encoding glucoside xylosyltransferase 2 isoform X1, with translation MRLSCKVAAALLALGSLLLLYLLAGSAAAPPRPPPAPSAPARPAAPLGRRQPRLSRSPPRRSAPGGGLAAARKPGEQKRSKEPSSLQCMHLAVVACGDRLEETLIMLKSAVLFSNRRLCFHIFSEDALKPEFNKKLQEWPSSYTKKFEYNIYPITFSVGNAQEWKKLFKPCAAQRLFLPVILKDVDSLLYVDTDVLFLRPIDDIWHILKEFNSTQLAAMAPEHEIPKIGWYSRFARHPYYGTTGVNSGVMLMNLTRIRNTQFRNSMIPSGLTWEEMLYPLYQKYKNYITWGDQDLLNIIFYFNPECLYVFPCQWNYRPDHCMYGSNCKGAEEEGVSILHGNRGVYHDDKQPTFKALYEVIRDFPFEDNLFQSLYYPLQSKFLDTVHTLCGRIPQVFLKQIEKTMKKVYENRVIVYLGANHRY, from the exons ATGCGGCTGTCCTGCAAGGTGGCGGCGGCGCTGctggcgctgggcagcctgctgctgctctaccTGCTGGCCGGCAGCGCCGCCGCgcccccgcgcccgccgcccgcgcccTCCGCacccgcccgccccgccgcgcccctcGGCCGCCGGCAGCCGAGGCTCAGCCGGAGCCCGCCGCGGAGGAGCGCGCCCGGGGGCGGACTCGCCGCTGCCAG GAAGCCTGGAGAACAAAAACGTTCAAAAGAGCCTTCATCTTTACAGTGCATGCATCTGGCAGTTGTGGCATGTGGGGACCGGCTGGAAGAGACGCTCATCATGCTGAAATCAGCAGTTCTCTTTAGCAACAGGAGGCtctgctttcacattttttctgaGGATGCCCTTAAGCCTGAATTCAACAAGAAG TTACAGGAATGGCCCTCCTCGTATACAAAGAAATTTGAGTACAACATTTACCCAATAACCTTCTCAGTAGGAAATGCTCAGGAATGGAAGAAGTTATTCAAACCATGTGCTGCCCAGCGCCTTTTTCTTCCG GTTATTTTAAAGGATGTGGACTCTCTCCTTTATGTGGACACCGATGTTCTCTTCCTGAGGCCCATCGATGACATCTGGCACATCCTGAAAGAATTCAACTCAACGCAGCTAGCTGCTATGGCCCCAGAACACGAAATACCAAAGATTGGCTGGTATAGTCGATTTGCACGTCACCCATATTATGGGACAACTGGAGTCAATTCTGGAGTGATGCTAATGAATTTAACACGGATACGCAACACTCAGTTCAGG AACAGCATGATACCGAGTGGTTTGACTTGGGAGGAAATGTTATATCCATTATATCAAAAGTACAAAAATTACATCACATGGGGAGACCAGGATTtactaaatattattttctactttaaCCCAG AGTGTCTCTATGTGTTTCCATGTCAGTGGAACTACCGACCTGACCACTGTATGTATGGAAGTAACTGTAAAGGTGCAGAAGAAGAAGGTGTCTCTATTCTGCATGGAAATAGAGGTGTCTACCATGATGACAAGCAGCCTACATTCAAGGCACTCTATGAAGTGATACGTGAT tttcCATTTGAAGACAATCTCTTCCAGTCTTTGTACTATCCTCTTCAATCTAAGTTCCTGGATACAGTGCACACTTTATGTGGGAGAATTCCACAAGTATTTTTGAAGCAAATTGAGAAAACTATGAAGAAGGTGTATGAAAATCGTGTCATTGTCTACCTGGGGGCCAACCACAGATACTAA
- the GXYLT2 gene encoding glucoside xylosyltransferase 2 isoform X2, translating to MTCNDSKAQLCPPLWGQEGVCVGRRKPGEQKRSKEPSSLQCMHLAVVACGDRLEETLIMLKSAVLFSNRRLCFHIFSEDALKPEFNKKLQEWPSSYTKKFEYNIYPITFSVGNAQEWKKLFKPCAAQRLFLPVILKDVDSLLYVDTDVLFLRPIDDIWHILKEFNSTQLAAMAPEHEIPKIGWYSRFARHPYYGTTGVNSGVMLMNLTRIRNTQFRNSMIPSGLTWEEMLYPLYQKYKNYITWGDQDLLNIIFYFNPECLYVFPCQWNYRPDHCMYGSNCKGAEEEGVSILHGNRGVYHDDKQPTFKALYEVIRDFPFEDNLFQSLYYPLQSKFLDTVHTLCGRIPQVFLKQIEKTMKKVYENRVIVYLGANHRY from the exons ATGACTTGTAATGACTCCAAAGCCCAGCTCTGTCCTCCCCTCTGGGGCCAGGAAGGTGTTTGTGTTGGCAGAAG GAAGCCTGGAGAACAAAAACGTTCAAAAGAGCCTTCATCTTTACAGTGCATGCATCTGGCAGTTGTGGCATGTGGGGACCGGCTGGAAGAGACGCTCATCATGCTGAAATCAGCAGTTCTCTTTAGCAACAGGAGGCtctgctttcacattttttctgaGGATGCCCTTAAGCCTGAATTCAACAAGAAG TTACAGGAATGGCCCTCCTCGTATACAAAGAAATTTGAGTACAACATTTACCCAATAACCTTCTCAGTAGGAAATGCTCAGGAATGGAAGAAGTTATTCAAACCATGTGCTGCCCAGCGCCTTTTTCTTCCG GTTATTTTAAAGGATGTGGACTCTCTCCTTTATGTGGACACCGATGTTCTCTTCCTGAGGCCCATCGATGACATCTGGCACATCCTGAAAGAATTCAACTCAACGCAGCTAGCTGCTATGGCCCCAGAACACGAAATACCAAAGATTGGCTGGTATAGTCGATTTGCACGTCACCCATATTATGGGACAACTGGAGTCAATTCTGGAGTGATGCTAATGAATTTAACACGGATACGCAACACTCAGTTCAGG AACAGCATGATACCGAGTGGTTTGACTTGGGAGGAAATGTTATATCCATTATATCAAAAGTACAAAAATTACATCACATGGGGAGACCAGGATTtactaaatattattttctactttaaCCCAG AGTGTCTCTATGTGTTTCCATGTCAGTGGAACTACCGACCTGACCACTGTATGTATGGAAGTAACTGTAAAGGTGCAGAAGAAGAAGGTGTCTCTATTCTGCATGGAAATAGAGGTGTCTACCATGATGACAAGCAGCCTACATTCAAGGCACTCTATGAAGTGATACGTGAT tttcCATTTGAAGACAATCTCTTCCAGTCTTTGTACTATCCTCTTCAATCTAAGTTCCTGGATACAGTGCACACTTTATGTGGGAGAATTCCACAAGTATTTTTGAAGCAAATTGAGAAAACTATGAAGAAGGTGTATGAAAATCGTGTCATTGTCTACCTGGGGGCCAACCACAGATACTAA